One genomic segment of Rhinolophus sinicus isolate RSC01 linkage group LG11, ASM3656204v1, whole genome shotgun sequence includes these proteins:
- the CYB5B gene encoding cytochrome b5 type B, whose protein sequence is MATVEASGSDGKGQGVETPVTYYRLEEVAKRNSLKEIWLVIHGRVYDITRFLNEHPGGEEVLLEQAGADASESFEDVGHSLDAREMLKQYYIGDVHPNDLKPESDSKDPSKNSTCKSCWSYWIFPIVGAMLLGFLYRYYYTSESRSS, encoded by the exons ATGGCGACTGTGGAAGCAAGCGGCAGCGATGGGAAAGGGCAAGGGGTGGAGACCCCCGTCACCTATTATCGTTTGGAGGAGGTGGCGAAGCGCAACTCCTTGAAGGAGATTTGGCTGGTGATCCACGGGCGAGTCTACGATATCACCCGCTTCCTTAACGAG CATCCCGGAGGAGAAGAGGTTCTGCTGGAACAAGCTGGTGCAGATGCAAGTGAAAGCTTTGAAGATGTCGGCCACTCCTTGGATGCCAGAGAGATGCTAAAGCAGTACTATATTGGTGATGTGCATCCG AATGACCTTAAACCTGAAAGTGATAGCAAG GACCCTTCGAAAAATAGCACATGCAAAAG TTGCTGGTCCTACTGGATTTTCCCCATCGTAGGCGCCATGCTCTTAGGTTTCCTGTACCGTTACTACTACACATCGGAAAGCAGATCCTCCTGA